One stretch of Opisthocomus hoazin isolate bOpiHoa1 chromosome 18, bOpiHoa1.hap1, whole genome shotgun sequence DNA includes these proteins:
- the ELMO2 gene encoding engulfment and cell motility protein 2 isoform X1 — protein sequence MPPPSDIVKVAVEWPGANAQLLEIDQKRPLASIIKEVCDGWSLPNPEYYTLRYADGPQLYITEQTRCDIKNGTILQLAVSPSRAARQLMERIQSHSMEARLDAMKELAKLSADVTFATEFINMEGITVLTRLVESGTKLLSHYSEMLAFTLTAFLELMDHGIVSWDMVSITFIKQIAGYVSQPMVDVSILQRSLAILESMVLNSQTLYQKIAEEITVGQLISHLQVSNQEIQTYAIALINALFLKAPEDKRQDKLLNPLDLPITEMANAFAQKHLRSIILNHVIRGNRPIKTEMAHQLYVLQVLTFNLLEERMMTKMDPNDQAQRDIIFELRRIAFDAESDSNSVPGSGTEKRKAMYTKDYKMLGFTNHINPAMDFTQTPPGMLALDNMLYLAKFHQDTYIRIVLENSSREDKHECPFGRSAIELTRMLCEILQVGELPNEGRNDYHPMFFTHDRAFEELFAICIQLLNKTWKEMRATAEDFNKVMQVVREQITRALPSKPNSLDQFKSKLRSLSYSEILRLRQSERMSQDDFQSPPIVELREKIQPEILELIKQQRLNRLCEGSSFRKIGNRRRQERFWYCRLALNHKVLHYGDLEDNAQGEVTFESLQEKIPVADIKAIVTGKDCPHMKEKSALKQNKEVLELAFSILYDPDETLNFIAPNKYEYCIWIDGLNALLGKDMSSELTKSDLDTLLSMEMKLRLLDLENIQIPEAPPPIPKEPSSYDFVYHYG from the exons ATGCCACCACCTTCGGACATTGTGAAAGTAGCTGTTGAGTGGCCAGGTGCCAATGCCCAGCTACTGGAAATAGATCAG AAAAGGCCTCTTGCATCCATCATCAAGGAGGTCTGTGATGG GTGGTCGTTGCCAAACCCTGAATACTACACCTTGCGATATGCTGATGGTCCTCAGCTGTACATCACAGAACAG actcgCTGTGACATCAAGAATGGAACTATACTACAGCTGGCAGTCTCGCCG TCTAGGGCAGCTCGCCAGCTGATGGAGAGGATCCAGTCACACAGTATGGAAGCCCGACTGGATGCCATGAAGGAACTGGCTAAACTTTCAGCAGATGTGACCTTTGCAACAGAGTTCATCAACATGGAAGGGATTACGGTGCTGACACGGCTTGTGGAGAGTGGGACCAAGCTTCTGTCCCA TTACAGTGAGATGTTGGCTTTCACCCTGACTGCCTTCTTGGAGCTCATGGACCACGGTATTGTCTCTTGGGACATGGTGTCAATAACCTTCATCAAACAG ATTGCAGGATATGTGAGTCAGCCTATGGTAGATGTCTCCATCCTCCAACGATCCCTAGCCATTCTAGAAAGCATGGTGCTAAACAGTCAGACTCTGTATCAGAAGATAGCAGAAGAGATCACCGTGGGGCAGCTCATTTCTCATCTTCAAGT ctcAAACCAAGAGATTCAGACATATGCCATTGCCCTGATCAATGCTCTCTTCTTGAAGGCACCTGAGGACAAGAGACag GACAAGCTGCTTAACCCACTAGACCTGCCCATCACT GAAATGGCTAATGCATTTGCCCAGAAGCACCTGAGGTCTATAATCCTGAAT CATGTGATCAGAGGAAACCGCCCAATTAAAACAGAAATGGCACATCAGCTGTACGTGCTACAGGTCCTGACCTTTAATCTCCTGGAAGAGAGAATGATGACCAAGATGGATCCCAATGATCAG GCACAGAGAGACATCATATTTGAGTTGAGAAGAATTGCATTTGATGCAGAGTCTGACAGCAACTCCGTCCCTGGAAGTGGAACAGAAAAACGCAAAGCCATGTACACCAAGGACTACAAGATGTTGGGATTCACT AATCACATAAATCCAGCCATGGATTTTACTCAGactcctccagggatgctggCATTGGACAACATGCTCTACTTGGCCAAATTTCATCAGGACACCTATATCAGG ATTGTTCTGGAGAACAGCAGTCGAGAAGATAAGCATGAGTGTCCCTTTGGGCGCAGTGCCATTGAGCTTACCAGGATGCTTTGTGAGATCCTGCAAGTTGGGGAACTCC CCAATGAAGGCCGGAATGACTACCATCCCATGTTTTTCACCCATGACCGTGCATTTGAGGAGCTATTTGCCATCTGCATCCAGCTGTTGAACAAGACCTGGAAGGAAATGAGGGCAACAGCAGAAGATTTTAATAAG GTTATGCAGGTTGTGAGGGAACAGATCACACGGGCTCTCCCCTCTAAACCAAACTCCTTGGACCAATTCAAGAGCAAACTGCGCAGCCTGAGCTATTCTGAGATTCTGCGGCTACGCCAGTCTGAGAGAATGAGCCAAGATGACTTCCAGTCACCACCTATTGT GGAGCTGAGAGAGAAAATCCAGCCTGAGATCTTGGAGCTGATAAAGCAACAGCGCCTTAACAGGCTTTGTGAGGGAAGTAGCTTTCGAAAAATCGGAAATCGCAGAAGACAAG AAAGATTTTGGTATTGTCGCCTGGCTCTGAATCACAAGGTGCTACACTATGGAGATCTGGAAGATAATGCCCAGGGGGAAGTGACTTTTGAATCTCTACAGGAAAAAA TTCCAGTTGCAGACATCAAAGCCATTGTTACAGGGAAGGATTGTCCACACATGAAGGAGAAAAGTGCACTGAAACAGAACAAG GAAGTGTTAGAATTGGCCTTCTCGATATTATATGATCCTGATGAGACCTTGAACTTCATTGCACCTAATAAATACGAG tactGTATCTGGATTGACGGGCTTAATGCTCTCTTGGGGAAGGACATGTCCAGTGAGCTGACTAAAAGtgacctggacacactgctgagCATGGAGATGAAGCTGAGACTGCTGGACCTGGAGAACATCCAGATCCCTGAAGCGCCGCCGCCCATCCCCAAGGAGCCAAGCAGCTATGACTTCGTGTACCACTACGGCTGA
- the ELMO2 gene encoding engulfment and cell motility protein 2 isoform X3, with translation MPPPSDIVKVAVEWPGANAQLLEIDQSRAARQLMERIQSHSMEARLDAMKELAKLSADVTFATEFINMEGITVLTRLVESGTKLLSHYSEMLAFTLTAFLELMDHGIVSWDMVSITFIKQIAGYVSQPMVDVSILQRSLAILESMVLNSQTLYQKIAEEITVGQLISHLQVSNQEIQTYAIALINALFLKAPEDKRQDKLLNPLDLPITEMANAFAQKHLRSIILNHVIRGNRPIKTEMAHQLYVLQVLTFNLLEERMMTKMDPNDQAQRDIIFELRRIAFDAESDSNSVPGSGTEKRKAMYTKDYKMLGFTNHINPAMDFTQTPPGMLALDNMLYLAKFHQDTYIRIVLENSSREDKHECPFGRSAIELTRMLCEILQVGELPNEGRNDYHPMFFTHDRAFEELFAICIQLLNKTWKEMRATAEDFNKVMQVVREQITRALPSKPNSLDQFKSKLRSLSYSEILRLRQSERMSQDDFQSPPIVELREKIQPEILELIKQQRLNRLCEGSSFRKIGNRRRQERFWYCRLALNHKVLHYGDLEDNAQGEVTFESLQEKIPVADIKAIVTGKDCPHMKEKSALKQNKEVLELAFSILYDPDETLNFIAPNKYEYCIWIDGLNALLGKDMSSELTKSDLDTLLSMEMKLRLLDLENIQIPEAPPPIPKEPSSYDFVYHYG, from the exons ATGCCACCACCTTCGGACATTGTGAAAGTAGCTGTTGAGTGGCCAGGTGCCAATGCCCAGCTACTGGAAATAGATCAG TCTAGGGCAGCTCGCCAGCTGATGGAGAGGATCCAGTCACACAGTATGGAAGCCCGACTGGATGCCATGAAGGAACTGGCTAAACTTTCAGCAGATGTGACCTTTGCAACAGAGTTCATCAACATGGAAGGGATTACGGTGCTGACACGGCTTGTGGAGAGTGGGACCAAGCTTCTGTCCCA TTACAGTGAGATGTTGGCTTTCACCCTGACTGCCTTCTTGGAGCTCATGGACCACGGTATTGTCTCTTGGGACATGGTGTCAATAACCTTCATCAAACAG ATTGCAGGATATGTGAGTCAGCCTATGGTAGATGTCTCCATCCTCCAACGATCCCTAGCCATTCTAGAAAGCATGGTGCTAAACAGTCAGACTCTGTATCAGAAGATAGCAGAAGAGATCACCGTGGGGCAGCTCATTTCTCATCTTCAAGT ctcAAACCAAGAGATTCAGACATATGCCATTGCCCTGATCAATGCTCTCTTCTTGAAGGCACCTGAGGACAAGAGACag GACAAGCTGCTTAACCCACTAGACCTGCCCATCACT GAAATGGCTAATGCATTTGCCCAGAAGCACCTGAGGTCTATAATCCTGAAT CATGTGATCAGAGGAAACCGCCCAATTAAAACAGAAATGGCACATCAGCTGTACGTGCTACAGGTCCTGACCTTTAATCTCCTGGAAGAGAGAATGATGACCAAGATGGATCCCAATGATCAG GCACAGAGAGACATCATATTTGAGTTGAGAAGAATTGCATTTGATGCAGAGTCTGACAGCAACTCCGTCCCTGGAAGTGGAACAGAAAAACGCAAAGCCATGTACACCAAGGACTACAAGATGTTGGGATTCACT AATCACATAAATCCAGCCATGGATTTTACTCAGactcctccagggatgctggCATTGGACAACATGCTCTACTTGGCCAAATTTCATCAGGACACCTATATCAGG ATTGTTCTGGAGAACAGCAGTCGAGAAGATAAGCATGAGTGTCCCTTTGGGCGCAGTGCCATTGAGCTTACCAGGATGCTTTGTGAGATCCTGCAAGTTGGGGAACTCC CCAATGAAGGCCGGAATGACTACCATCCCATGTTTTTCACCCATGACCGTGCATTTGAGGAGCTATTTGCCATCTGCATCCAGCTGTTGAACAAGACCTGGAAGGAAATGAGGGCAACAGCAGAAGATTTTAATAAG GTTATGCAGGTTGTGAGGGAACAGATCACACGGGCTCTCCCCTCTAAACCAAACTCCTTGGACCAATTCAAGAGCAAACTGCGCAGCCTGAGCTATTCTGAGATTCTGCGGCTACGCCAGTCTGAGAGAATGAGCCAAGATGACTTCCAGTCACCACCTATTGT GGAGCTGAGAGAGAAAATCCAGCCTGAGATCTTGGAGCTGATAAAGCAACAGCGCCTTAACAGGCTTTGTGAGGGAAGTAGCTTTCGAAAAATCGGAAATCGCAGAAGACAAG AAAGATTTTGGTATTGTCGCCTGGCTCTGAATCACAAGGTGCTACACTATGGAGATCTGGAAGATAATGCCCAGGGGGAAGTGACTTTTGAATCTCTACAGGAAAAAA TTCCAGTTGCAGACATCAAAGCCATTGTTACAGGGAAGGATTGTCCACACATGAAGGAGAAAAGTGCACTGAAACAGAACAAG GAAGTGTTAGAATTGGCCTTCTCGATATTATATGATCCTGATGAGACCTTGAACTTCATTGCACCTAATAAATACGAG tactGTATCTGGATTGACGGGCTTAATGCTCTCTTGGGGAAGGACATGTCCAGTGAGCTGACTAAAAGtgacctggacacactgctgagCATGGAGATGAAGCTGAGACTGCTGGACCTGGAGAACATCCAGATCCCTGAAGCGCCGCCGCCCATCCCCAAGGAGCCAAGCAGCTATGACTTCGTGTACCACTACGGCTGA
- the SLC35H1 gene encoding solute carrier family 35 member C2 isoform X8 yields MAAGVGGAALGRAALAAPLVLLYYCFSIGITFYNKWLMKSFPFPLLVTLLHLVLIFGLSALARALARCRSGRPRAELSWADCLRRAAPAALSTSLDIGLSNWSFLYVTVSLYTMTKSSAILFILLFSLLFKLEEMRVTLLLVVLLIAGGLFMFTYKSTQFSAQGFMLVLCASFLGGIRWTLTQILMQKAELGLQNPIDIMFHLQPLMFLGLFPLFAVFEGLPLSISEKLFHFHEAGMLCSLVGKLFLGGILAFGLGFSEFLLVSRTSSLTLSIAGIFKEICILFLATHLLGDRLSLLNWLGFAVCLSGISLHVILKAVNSKGEKALKLHKEASSDPDLELLLHHTEHGEEEEEDVETPQQH; encoded by the exons ATGGCGGCGGGGGTGGGCGGCGCGGCGCTGGGGCGGGCGGCGCTAGCGGCGCCGCTGGTGCTGCTCTACTACTGCTTCTCCATCGGCATCACCTTCTACAACAAGTGGCTCATGAag AGCTTCCCCTTCCCGCTGCTCGTGACGCTGCTGCACCTCGTCCTCATCTTCGGCCTCTCGGCGCTCGCCCGCGCCCTGGCGCGCTGCCGctcggggcggccgcgggcggaGCTCTCCTGGGCCGACTGCCTCCGCCGGGCGGCCCCCGCAG CTCTGTCAACTTCCCTGGATATTGGGCTGAGTAACTGGAGTTTCCTATACGTCACTGTCTCCCT CTACACAATGACCAAATCCTCTGCCATTCTCTTCATCCTGCTTTTTTCACTGCTCTTCAAGCTGGAAGAAATG AGGGTGACATTGCTGCTGGTGGTTCTGCTCATCGCTGGGGGACTCTTCATGTTCACCTACAAGTCCACACAGTTCAGTGCACAGGGGTTCATGCTGGTGCTGTGTGCCTCTTTCCTCGGGGGTATTCGCTGGACTCTCACGCAGATACTTATGCAGAAGGCTGAACTGG GGCTCCAGAACCCCATTGATATCATGTTTCACCTGCAGCCGCTCATGTTCCTGGGGCTCTTCCCACTCTTTGCGGTGTTTGAGG GCCTGCCTTTGTCCATATCAGAGAAGCTCTTCCATTTCCATGAAGCAGGAATGCTGTGCTCTCTGGTAGGGAAGCTGTTCTTGGGTGGAATTCTTGCCTTTGGTCTAGGCTTTTCTGAGTTCCTCTTGGTTTCCAGAACATCTAGCCTCACCCTTTCCATTGCTGGCATTTTTAAG gaaATCTGCATTTTATTCCTCGCCACGCATTTGCTGGGAGACCGCCTTAGTCTCTTGAACTGGCTGGGctttgctgtctgtctgtcaggaATCTCCCTTCATGTCATTCTCAAAGCTGTGAATTCCAAAG GTGAAAAAGCACTGAAGCTACACAAAGAGGCCAGCTCTGACCCTgatctggagctgctgctgcaccacACTGAAcatggtgaggaggaggaagaggatgttgAAACCCCACAACAACACTGA
- the ELMO2 gene encoding engulfment and cell motility protein 2 isoform X2, whose product MPPPSDIVKVAVEWPGANAQLLEIDQKRPLASIIKEVCDGWSLPNPEYYTLRYADGPQLYITEQTRCDIKNGTILQLAVSPSRAARQLMERIQSHSMEARLDAMKELAKLSADVTFATEFINMEGITVLTRLVESGTKLLSHYSEMLAFTLTAFLELMDHGIVSWDMVSITFIKQIAGYVSQPMVDVSILQRSLAILESMVLNSQTLYQKIAEEITVGQLISHLQVSNQEIQTYAIALINALFLKAPEDKRQEMANAFAQKHLRSIILNHVIRGNRPIKTEMAHQLYVLQVLTFNLLEERMMTKMDPNDQAQRDIIFELRRIAFDAESDSNSVPGSGTEKRKAMYTKDYKMLGFTNHINPAMDFTQTPPGMLALDNMLYLAKFHQDTYIRIVLENSSREDKHECPFGRSAIELTRMLCEILQVGELPNEGRNDYHPMFFTHDRAFEELFAICIQLLNKTWKEMRATAEDFNKVMQVVREQITRALPSKPNSLDQFKSKLRSLSYSEILRLRQSERMSQDDFQSPPIVELREKIQPEILELIKQQRLNRLCEGSSFRKIGNRRRQERFWYCRLALNHKVLHYGDLEDNAQGEVTFESLQEKIPVADIKAIVTGKDCPHMKEKSALKQNKEVLELAFSILYDPDETLNFIAPNKYEYCIWIDGLNALLGKDMSSELTKSDLDTLLSMEMKLRLLDLENIQIPEAPPPIPKEPSSYDFVYHYG is encoded by the exons ATGCCACCACCTTCGGACATTGTGAAAGTAGCTGTTGAGTGGCCAGGTGCCAATGCCCAGCTACTGGAAATAGATCAG AAAAGGCCTCTTGCATCCATCATCAAGGAGGTCTGTGATGG GTGGTCGTTGCCAAACCCTGAATACTACACCTTGCGATATGCTGATGGTCCTCAGCTGTACATCACAGAACAG actcgCTGTGACATCAAGAATGGAACTATACTACAGCTGGCAGTCTCGCCG TCTAGGGCAGCTCGCCAGCTGATGGAGAGGATCCAGTCACACAGTATGGAAGCCCGACTGGATGCCATGAAGGAACTGGCTAAACTTTCAGCAGATGTGACCTTTGCAACAGAGTTCATCAACATGGAAGGGATTACGGTGCTGACACGGCTTGTGGAGAGTGGGACCAAGCTTCTGTCCCA TTACAGTGAGATGTTGGCTTTCACCCTGACTGCCTTCTTGGAGCTCATGGACCACGGTATTGTCTCTTGGGACATGGTGTCAATAACCTTCATCAAACAG ATTGCAGGATATGTGAGTCAGCCTATGGTAGATGTCTCCATCCTCCAACGATCCCTAGCCATTCTAGAAAGCATGGTGCTAAACAGTCAGACTCTGTATCAGAAGATAGCAGAAGAGATCACCGTGGGGCAGCTCATTTCTCATCTTCAAGT ctcAAACCAAGAGATTCAGACATATGCCATTGCCCTGATCAATGCTCTCTTCTTGAAGGCACCTGAGGACAAGAGACag GAAATGGCTAATGCATTTGCCCAGAAGCACCTGAGGTCTATAATCCTGAAT CATGTGATCAGAGGAAACCGCCCAATTAAAACAGAAATGGCACATCAGCTGTACGTGCTACAGGTCCTGACCTTTAATCTCCTGGAAGAGAGAATGATGACCAAGATGGATCCCAATGATCAG GCACAGAGAGACATCATATTTGAGTTGAGAAGAATTGCATTTGATGCAGAGTCTGACAGCAACTCCGTCCCTGGAAGTGGAACAGAAAAACGCAAAGCCATGTACACCAAGGACTACAAGATGTTGGGATTCACT AATCACATAAATCCAGCCATGGATTTTACTCAGactcctccagggatgctggCATTGGACAACATGCTCTACTTGGCCAAATTTCATCAGGACACCTATATCAGG ATTGTTCTGGAGAACAGCAGTCGAGAAGATAAGCATGAGTGTCCCTTTGGGCGCAGTGCCATTGAGCTTACCAGGATGCTTTGTGAGATCCTGCAAGTTGGGGAACTCC CCAATGAAGGCCGGAATGACTACCATCCCATGTTTTTCACCCATGACCGTGCATTTGAGGAGCTATTTGCCATCTGCATCCAGCTGTTGAACAAGACCTGGAAGGAAATGAGGGCAACAGCAGAAGATTTTAATAAG GTTATGCAGGTTGTGAGGGAACAGATCACACGGGCTCTCCCCTCTAAACCAAACTCCTTGGACCAATTCAAGAGCAAACTGCGCAGCCTGAGCTATTCTGAGATTCTGCGGCTACGCCAGTCTGAGAGAATGAGCCAAGATGACTTCCAGTCACCACCTATTGT GGAGCTGAGAGAGAAAATCCAGCCTGAGATCTTGGAGCTGATAAAGCAACAGCGCCTTAACAGGCTTTGTGAGGGAAGTAGCTTTCGAAAAATCGGAAATCGCAGAAGACAAG AAAGATTTTGGTATTGTCGCCTGGCTCTGAATCACAAGGTGCTACACTATGGAGATCTGGAAGATAATGCCCAGGGGGAAGTGACTTTTGAATCTCTACAGGAAAAAA TTCCAGTTGCAGACATCAAAGCCATTGTTACAGGGAAGGATTGTCCACACATGAAGGAGAAAAGTGCACTGAAACAGAACAAG GAAGTGTTAGAATTGGCCTTCTCGATATTATATGATCCTGATGAGACCTTGAACTTCATTGCACCTAATAAATACGAG tactGTATCTGGATTGACGGGCTTAATGCTCTCTTGGGGAAGGACATGTCCAGTGAGCTGACTAAAAGtgacctggacacactgctgagCATGGAGATGAAGCTGAGACTGCTGGACCTGGAGAACATCCAGATCCCTGAAGCGCCGCCGCCCATCCCCAAGGAGCCAAGCAGCTATGACTTCGTGTACCACTACGGCTGA
- the SLC35H1 gene encoding solute carrier family 35 member C2 isoform X9, protein MAAGVGGAALGRAALAAPLVLLYYCFSIGITFYNKWLMKSFPFPLLVTLLHLVLIFGLSALARALARCRSGRPRAELSWADCLRRAAPAALSTSLDIGLSNWSFLYVTVSLYTMTKSSAILFILLFSLLFKLEEMRVTLLLVVLLIAGGLFMFTYKSTQFSAQGFMLVLCASFLGGIRWTLTQILMQKAELGLQNPIDIMFHLQPLMFLGLFPLFAVFEGLPLSISEKLFHFHEAGMLCSLVGKLFLGGILAFGLGFSEFLLVSRTSSLTLSIAGIFKEICILFLATHLLGDRLSLLNWLGFAVCLSGISLHVILKAVNSKGCRTPGNDCERPPALFSCSGAQCSSHSTVVYLQCLR, encoded by the exons ATGGCGGCGGGGGTGGGCGGCGCGGCGCTGGGGCGGGCGGCGCTAGCGGCGCCGCTGGTGCTGCTCTACTACTGCTTCTCCATCGGCATCACCTTCTACAACAAGTGGCTCATGAag AGCTTCCCCTTCCCGCTGCTCGTGACGCTGCTGCACCTCGTCCTCATCTTCGGCCTCTCGGCGCTCGCCCGCGCCCTGGCGCGCTGCCGctcggggcggccgcgggcggaGCTCTCCTGGGCCGACTGCCTCCGCCGGGCGGCCCCCGCAG CTCTGTCAACTTCCCTGGATATTGGGCTGAGTAACTGGAGTTTCCTATACGTCACTGTCTCCCT CTACACAATGACCAAATCCTCTGCCATTCTCTTCATCCTGCTTTTTTCACTGCTCTTCAAGCTGGAAGAAATG AGGGTGACATTGCTGCTGGTGGTTCTGCTCATCGCTGGGGGACTCTTCATGTTCACCTACAAGTCCACACAGTTCAGTGCACAGGGGTTCATGCTGGTGCTGTGTGCCTCTTTCCTCGGGGGTATTCGCTGGACTCTCACGCAGATACTTATGCAGAAGGCTGAACTGG GGCTCCAGAACCCCATTGATATCATGTTTCACCTGCAGCCGCTCATGTTCCTGGGGCTCTTCCCACTCTTTGCGGTGTTTGAGG GCCTGCCTTTGTCCATATCAGAGAAGCTCTTCCATTTCCATGAAGCAGGAATGCTGTGCTCTCTGGTAGGGAAGCTGTTCTTGGGTGGAATTCTTGCCTTTGGTCTAGGCTTTTCTGAGTTCCTCTTGGTTTCCAGAACATCTAGCCTCACCCTTTCCATTGCTGGCATTTTTAAG gaaATCTGCATTTTATTCCTCGCCACGCATTTGCTGGGAGACCGCCTTAGTCTCTTGAACTGGCTGGGctttgctgtctgtctgtcaggaATCTCCCTTCATGTCATTCTCAAAGCTGTGAATTCCAAAG
- the SLC35H1 gene encoding solute carrier family 35 member C2 isoform X11, with the protein MAAGVGGAALGRAALAAPLVLLYYCFSIGITFYNKWLMKSFPFPLLVTLLHLVLIFGLSALARALARCRSGRPRAELSWADCLRRAAPAALSTSLDIGLSNWSFLYVTVSLYTMTKSSAILFILLFSLLFKLEEMRVTLLLVVLLIAGGLFMFTYKSTQFSAQGFMLVLCASFLGGIRWTLTQILMQKAELGLPLSISEKLFHFHEAGMLCSLVGKLFLGGILAFGLGFSEFLLVSRTSSLTLSIAGIFKEICILFLATHLLGDRLSLLNWLGFAVCLSGISLHVILKAVNSKGEKALKLHKEASSDPDLELLLHHTEHGEEEEEDVETPQQH; encoded by the exons ATGGCGGCGGGGGTGGGCGGCGCGGCGCTGGGGCGGGCGGCGCTAGCGGCGCCGCTGGTGCTGCTCTACTACTGCTTCTCCATCGGCATCACCTTCTACAACAAGTGGCTCATGAag AGCTTCCCCTTCCCGCTGCTCGTGACGCTGCTGCACCTCGTCCTCATCTTCGGCCTCTCGGCGCTCGCCCGCGCCCTGGCGCGCTGCCGctcggggcggccgcgggcggaGCTCTCCTGGGCCGACTGCCTCCGCCGGGCGGCCCCCGCAG CTCTGTCAACTTCCCTGGATATTGGGCTGAGTAACTGGAGTTTCCTATACGTCACTGTCTCCCT CTACACAATGACCAAATCCTCTGCCATTCTCTTCATCCTGCTTTTTTCACTGCTCTTCAAGCTGGAAGAAATG AGGGTGACATTGCTGCTGGTGGTTCTGCTCATCGCTGGGGGACTCTTCATGTTCACCTACAAGTCCACACAGTTCAGTGCACAGGGGTTCATGCTGGTGCTGTGTGCCTCTTTCCTCGGGGGTATTCGCTGGACTCTCACGCAGATACTTATGCAGAAGGCTGAACTGG GCCTGCCTTTGTCCATATCAGAGAAGCTCTTCCATTTCCATGAAGCAGGAATGCTGTGCTCTCTGGTAGGGAAGCTGTTCTTGGGTGGAATTCTTGCCTTTGGTCTAGGCTTTTCTGAGTTCCTCTTGGTTTCCAGAACATCTAGCCTCACCCTTTCCATTGCTGGCATTTTTAAG gaaATCTGCATTTTATTCCTCGCCACGCATTTGCTGGGAGACCGCCTTAGTCTCTTGAACTGGCTGGGctttgctgtctgtctgtcaggaATCTCCCTTCATGTCATTCTCAAAGCTGTGAATTCCAAAG GTGAAAAAGCACTGAAGCTACACAAAGAGGCCAGCTCTGACCCTgatctggagctgctgctgcaccacACTGAAcatggtgaggaggaggaagaggatgttgAAACCCCACAACAACACTGA